A portion of the Lolium rigidum isolate FL_2022 chromosome 1, APGP_CSIRO_Lrig_0.1, whole genome shotgun sequence genome contains these proteins:
- the LOC124669150 gene encoding early nodulin-93-like, with product MSTVTRAYLDQRLAVAKRCSREAAMAGAKAAVVATVAAAVPTLASVRMLPWARAHLNPTGQALIISTVAGMAYFIVADKTILSMARKHSFEDAPDHLKNTSFH from the exons ATGTCTACGGTGACCCGCGCCTACCTCGACCAGAGGCTCGCCGTCGCCAAGCGCTGCTCCAGAG AGGCTGCAATGGCGGGAGCCAAGGCCGCggtcgtcgccaccgtcgcagccGCAGTCCCCACT CTGGCGAGCGTGAGGATGCTGCCGTGGGCGAGGGCGCACCTCAACCCTACCGGCCAGGCGCTCATCATCTCCACCGTCGCCGGGATGGCATACTTCATCGTCGCCGACAAGACCATCCTGTCCATGGCCAGGAAGCACTCGTTCGAGGACGCGCCGGACCACCTCAAGAACACCTCCTTCCACTAA